The proteins below come from a single Papaver somniferum cultivar HN1 chromosome 11, ASM357369v1, whole genome shotgun sequence genomic window:
- the LOC113320496 gene encoding uncharacterized protein LOC113320496, producing MEEQKKKGILTRSKRKLEMDDVPIAYMEEQKKKKNENLTLGKRKIEMDGGPIASNKRWKLTAHRTATAESPHQKLPHECMVFTLGSISWRESSTPTTLPVIAVSAGIIQEKMKKKVILSRMSFSRSAIYVGGALYWRVLTRDQGFGDNKEEDQETEMLLCFDIHNEQFQLISLPLECSLKIKTGTTTITTEQEQQLIDHRLLEFEGSPCIARLQTGEQRNNGNCCCKVHLYVLKDRVNSEWSAEIFDVCDNTSMIQDMSNPPPCIIATATSSTTATTTTVTTTITVAAAAATTTATTTTSTTTHAPQPITQIMCASDRVILYWFDNVCVQLYDLRRKRLKMVKYSPVDPTKDVELFSCKVRRRVFPYDDVVDVDKLIYCRRDHIGYKLHSYVENSLPLKIFIPKECTILRDYMNWLLENKDIEDGLGYVYTDGKNRTPEFHCFCKRLSKEGSR from the exons atggaggagcagaagaagaagggaatCCTAACCCGGTCTAAGAGGAAGCTGGAGATGGATGATGTTCCAATTGCGTATAtggaggagcagaagaagaagaagaatgaaaaccTAACTCTGGGGAAGAGGAAGATTGAGATGGATGgcggtccaattgcttctaacAAGAGATGGAAATTGACTGCTCATAGAACAGCAACAGCTGAATCTCCTCATCAGAAACTTCCTCATGAG TGCATGGTTTTCACACTGGGAAGCATATCATGGAGAGAGTCGTCTACTCCTACTACCCTCCCTGTTATTGCAGTTAGTGCTGGAATTATACaggaaaagatgaagaagaaggtgattttGTCAAGGATGAGTTTTTCTAGATCAGCTATATATGTTGGTGGAGCTCTTTACTGGAGGGTACTTACTAGAGATCAAGGGTTTGGTGATAACAAAGAAGAGGATCAGGAGACGGAAATGCTGCTATGTTTTGACATTCACAATGAACAGTTTCAACTCATTTCTCTTCCTCTTGAATGTAGCTTAAAGATCAAGACGGGGACAACGACAATAACTACTGAGCAGGAGCAACAGTTAATTGATCATCGTCTTTTGGAATTTGAAGGATCTCCCTGTATAGCACGTCTACAGACTGGTGAGCAAAGGAATAATGGCAACTGTTGTTGTAAGGTTCATTTGTATGTATTGAAGGACAGAGTCAATTCAGAATGGAGCgcagagatttttgatgtttgtgaTAATACTAGTATGATTCAAGATATGTCTAATCCTCCTCCATGCATCATAGCAACAGCTACTTCTTCTACGACTgcgaccaccaccaccgtcacAACTACTATTACAGTTGCAGCTGCAGCTGCCACTACAACTGCTACTACAACTACTAGTACTACTACTCATGCTCCTCAGCCAATAACACAGATAATGTGTGCATCTGATAGAGTTATCTTGTACTGGTTTGATAACGTATGTGTTCAGTTGTACGATTTGAGGAGAAAACGTCTCAAGATGGTGAAGTATTCGCCTGTCGATCCCACAAAAGATGTTGAGTTGTTTAGCTGCAAGGTAAGGCGCCGTGTCTTCCCttatgatgatgttgttgatgttgataaaCTTATTTATTGTAGACGGGATCATATCGGCTATAAGCTCCATAGTTATGTAGAGAACTCTCTCCCTCTTAAGATCTTCATACCAAAAGAATGTACTATCTTGCGGGATTACATGAACTGGTTGCTTGAAAACAAGGATATAGAGGATGGACTAGGTTATGTATATACGGATGGAAAAAATAGAACGCCAGAATTTCATTGTTTTTGCAAGAGATTATCCAAGGAAGGGTCTCGATAA